The DNA window ATTGGTTGAAGTTATATCAAGAGAGACTGCTAGGATTACAGGATGTGGATTAGATTCTATTTATGTAATTATAGAAGATGTAAAAAAGGAAAATTGGGGGGCCGGTGGGGAATTGTGTTCAGATAAATATCCTGATGACCTTAATTGACACGGCTTTACCAGCAAGCCTACCATTATAAGCATGATCGACAAAGACTCTGCTATTGAAACCGTCATGAGAAAGCTCAAGAAAATTCAGGTTGGGGACGGACTGGATTTGCGCACCTACAAGCGCGATCGGTCCGTTGTTATTATGCGTACTGGCGAGGATTCGTTTACTGTGATTGAGGACGGGTTTTGTAAAGAAAGTTTTTCAGTAGATTTTAAGGGATTGAAAAAGATTCTTAAAAAACTTGTGAAGGTGGAATTTCCACGTAGTAATAAGATTCGGGTTTATGAGGTTGGAGGGGATGGGGTAGGGCCACATCCCAAGATGTAACCCTTTCCCAAAAAGTATCAAAAATAAAGCTATTAAGCTTTCTTAACAACAGAAGTCTTAAGCATCATAGATCCGAAATTTGGTACTTTGCAGGAAATATCATGCACGCCGTCATCAGGCTCTACCAATTTAATATTCTTAACTTTTGTTCCCTTTTTGATGGAACCGGATGCGCCCTTAACTTTTAAGTCTTGGATAATGATAACATCATCGCCGTCAACTAAGATATTGCCGTTTGCATCTTTATATACTTTTTCTGCAACGTCTTCGGGCTGAAATTCAAAATTACATTCCGGGCAGATAAGAGCACTTCCATCAGAATACACATATTCACACTTACATTTCGGACAGTTTGGTATATTTTCCATTACTTCCAACCATTTGGTTTTAATTATCCCCATTCATAGCGGGGACAAATCATTAAAAAGTGCAAGCTAAAAACTTAAAACTTTCAAGTTAAAAATAGCTTGGATAATAATTATGGGTTTCGATGGCCTCACGGCACATCAATTCTACTATTTATCATTTAGCAGGTTTTGTAAAATCCATTTAATTGGGGGCTACAAAAGCAGAAAAGTGGCGGAGTTGAAGGGGGCTAAAACTCAGACTTAGGCGTGAAGTCTAGAGTCGTCTGTGCTTCATATTGAGCTTTCTCCCGTTTAAATAAACTTTTTATGGTAA is part of the Desulfovibrio gilichinskyi genome and encodes:
- a CDS encoding 2-hydroxymuconate tautomerase family protein, coding for MPIIRVEIWEGRTIVQKRELVEVISRETARITGCGLDSIYVIIEDVKKENWGAGGELCSDKYPDDLN
- a CDS encoding zinc ribbon domain-containing protein YjdM, whose translation is MENIPNCPKCKCEYVYSDGSALICPECNFEFQPEDVAEKVYKDANGNILVDGDDVIIIQDLKVKGASGSIKKGTKVKNIKLVEPDDGVHDISCKVPNFGSMMLKTSVVKKA